In Bradyrhizobium guangdongense, the sequence AAAGAGGTGGCGGGATCGGACACCATAGCGTGGCAGGCGGGCCGCGGCCAATCAAGATCGGGTTAGGAGCGATTGAGGAAGGTGAGCTCCCTCTCCCGCTTGCGGGGGAGGGTTGGGGAGAGGGTGTCTTCGCAACGGGACAATCCCCGAGAGGAAAGAACCCTCACCCGCCACGTCCCTCACGAATGCTGCGCCACCACGGCAGGCCGCCCCTGCGGCTGGGGCTCGATGTCGACCGACCAGAGGTCGCGGTTATCGACATCCTTCAGGGTCACGGTCATCACGCCGCTCCGCCCGTCGATGTCGACGCGGCCGAAGAACTGCAGGCCGAAACAGGGGGCGAGATTCTCGCCCTGAGCCTCGCTGCAACCGTTCCGGTACATCGCGACAGGGCCAAAGGTGTCGTCGAGCTCGCCGGGGCCCCAGGTGCCGGCATGCAGGGGTCCGGAGACGAACTCCCAGAACGGCTCGAAATCGCTGAACTGCGCCTTGTTCGGATCGTAGTAATGCGCCGCGGTGTAATGCATGTCGGCGGTGAGCCAGACGGTGTTGCGGACGCCAGCGCGCTTGATGGAGGCGAGCAGATCGGCGATCTCGTGCTCGCGCCTGTCGGGCGGGCCGTCACCGAGGGCGACGGCGTCGAGACTGATCAGTCCGATCGGCAGGTCGGCCGCGATCACCTTCCAGGTCGCGCGGGAGGCCGCGAGCTCCCGCTTCAGCCAGGCGAGCTGCTCGGCGCCAAGAATCCAGCCGCGATGATCGCGGCCCTTGTTCCAGGTCTCGTCGCGATAGCTGCGCATGTCGATCATGAAGACGTCGAGCAGCGGACCGTAAGCGATCTTGCGATAGACCCGGCCCTGCCGCGCACCGATATGGCGGATCGGCATGAAGTCGAAGAAGGCGCGGCGGGCGCGCGCCACCAGGCGCGGGGTGCCGTCGTCCTCATAGCCTGTTTCGTCATAGCTGCCGGTCGGCGACCAGTCGTTGGTGACCTCGTGGTCGTCCATTGCGCGAACATCGGCACCTGTGCATGCGCCGTTTGACTACCGGCTTACGGTCTCTTGACTCCGCGCCGACGCTTTTGCGACGTCGAGGTGACGGGGCAAGTTGGTTGCGGCGACGGCGGTGCACTCCCTCGCCCCGTTCTTACGGGGAGAGGGTTGGGGTGAGGGGCTCTCTCCGCACTTGAGATCATCGATAGACCTGTACCCCCTCACCCGCCGCGCTTCGCGCGTCGACCTCTACCCGCAAGCGGGGCGAGGTTGGGAAGCGGCGCCTCGCGCCTCAGTGCTTCCAGTTGCAGATGCCGCCGGACCGGCACGGCCAGGTCTGGATACGGCTGTCCATCGCCTGCGCGTCGAGCGGGTTGCCGTGGCGATGCGCGAGCTTCGTGCGGGCAGCGCCGCGCGGCTGCACCCTCTTGGCGTGAGCGACCTTCGGCTCGGGCTCGTGCACGCGTTCGGCCGCGACCTTCTTCGGCACGTCGACCGGTTCGACACGCGCCTGCGCCTCCCCGCCGCCCTTCGCCTCCAGCGCGACGGGCGCGAACTGCGTCTCCGGCCCGAGCCGCTTTGGCGACAGCACGGCCTTGGAGAGATCGAGGCTGAGATATTCGTCAGGCTTGTAATCGTCGGCGCGCGCGAGACCGCCCCCTGCGAGCACGAGCGCAATGGCAACCGCAAAAGGAACGCTTTTCAGGACCACGGACGCCTCCTGAAATTGATCAGTTAAGGAGTAATTTACTCCTATTTAGGCGGCGCTCGGCGCAATTCCAGCGGTCGATTGCCGCCGTGGTTAAGAAGTTTGGCGGTGTCGGGCGACCTTTCGCGTCGCACCCGTCCGATCCAGGAACCCGACAGGGGCTCCGGATGACCTGTTCCGCTTCAATGCCCCCGCGCGGGCGCGCCGAGGTCGATCGGGCGCAGCACCGCCGCGGTCGGGATCATCAGCACGGCGATGATTGCGAGCGTCCAGAACACGTCGATATAGGCGAGATAATCGACCTGCTGCTGCAGGGTGCGGCCCACCCAGGCGACCGCCTGCGACGCCGCATCGCTGGCATTCGAGCCTTGCGCCTGAAAATAACGCGTCATCGCATCGATGGTCTGCTGGTAGCCGAGGTCTGAAGGTGCGGCGTGCTCGATCAGGCGGCTTTGATGGAATTGCTGACGCTGCGCCAGAACCGTCTGGGCCAGCGCCACGCCCATGGAGCCGCCGATGTTGCGGGCGACGTTGATCAGCGCGGAGGCCTGGTTGGTCTTGTCGCCCGGCACGCCGTCATAGGAGGCGGTCGTCACCGGCAGGAACAGGAAGGGCAGCCCCAGCGCAAGGAAGATGCGCGACAGCGCGGCATAGCCGTAGGTGATGTCGCCGTTGATTCCGGTCAAATGCCACATCGACAGCGCGACGATAGCCGCGCCGAACATGATCAGATATTTCGGCTGCACCGAGCCGACCAGGCGGCCGACCACCGGCATCAAGATCAGCGTGGCGACGCCGCCTGGCGACAGGGCAAGTCCGGCCAGCATGGCCGTGTAGTTCAGCTCGGTCTGGAGCAGCTGCGGCAACAGCTGCGTCGTCGAGATCAGCACCGCGCCGGTCGCGAGCATGACGAGAAAGCAGGCGGCGAACTGGCGGCGGCCAAGGAGGCGGAGATCGACGATCGGATCCTCGCGCGTCAGCTCCCAAGGGATCAGCGCGAGCAACGACACCGCCGAAAGCACCGCGAAGACGATGATCATGTTGGAGCCGAACCAGTCGTTGCGCTGGCCTTCGTCGAGCACGAATTCCAGCGAGCCGAGCCCGATCGCGACCAGCGCGAACCCGACATAATCGACCCGCAGACCCTTGCTCAGCAGTTCTTCCCTCTCCTCTTCCGCGCCCGACGGCTCCTTGACCAGCGTGCCGACCAGGAAGAGCGACAGCAGCCCCATCGGCACGTTGATCAGGAAGACCCAGTGCCAGCTATAGGTATCGGTGATCCAGCCGCCGAGCGTCGGCCCGATCACCGGCGCGACCACCACGGCGACGCCGTAGATGGCAAAGGCCTGCCCGCGCTTGTGCGGCGGAAAGGAGTCGGCGAGGATCGCCTGCTCGCTGGTCGCCATGCCGCCGCCGCCGAGGCCTTGCAGGATGCGGAACAGCACCAGTGCCTGCAGATTCCAGGCGAAGCCGCACAACAGAGACGCCAGCGAGAATATCGCCACGCACATCATGTAAAAGCGTTTGCGGCCGATGACGGTCGACAGCCAGCCCGAGATCGACAGCACGATGGCGTTGGCGACGAGATAGCTGGTGATGACATAGGTGCTCTCGTCGAGACCGACGGCGAGCCCGCCGGCGATGTGACGCAGCGCGACATTGGCGATCGTGGTGTCGAGCACCTCCATAAAGGTGGCGATCGAGACCACGAAAGCGATGAGGTATGGATTGTGGCCACCGGCGGCAGAGCGTTCGGGCGACCAGCCTCCGGCGGACGCGCCGCCTTCCGTGGCGTCGGTCATCGTACTCTGATCCAGGGCACGACGGACATACCGGGACCGACAGGCAGATCGGCCGGCCAGTTGTCGACCACGATCTTCACCGGCACGCGCTGCACCACCTTGACGTAGTTGCCGGTGGCATTCTCGGCCGGCAGCAGACTGAAGGCCGTGCCGGAGCCCGGCTGCACGGAATCGACATGACCGGTCAGCTTGCGGCCGGGATAGGCGTCGATGCGGATGTCGACCGGCTGGCCCGGCCGCATGTCATTGAGCTGGGTTTCCTTGTAATTGGCGACGATCCAGACGTCATCGGGCACGAACATCATCAGGCTCTGGCCTGCGGTCACGAACGTGCCTTTGGCGCCCGAGAGCTTGACCACGCGACCGGATTGCGCGGCGACGACGCTGGTGTATTGCAGATTCAGTTGGGCCTGATCGAGCTGCGCCTGCGATTGCTGCAGCTGCGCCTTGGCGCCTTCGAGCTGGGCCTGCAATGTTTTGATGCCGACCTGCGCGGCGAGCACCGCGGTCTTGGCGCGCTCGGTGTTGGCTTGCTGGGCCTGAAGATCGGACCGGGTCTGCTGCTGACGCTGCACGGTGCCGGCGCCCTTCTCGACCAGATCCTGGGCGCGCGCGAATTCCTCCTGCGAGAACTGGAGTTGGGCCTGGGCCTGCTCGAGTTGCGCCTGGGCCTGCTTGATCTGCTCCTGCTGGGAATCGATCTGCGCCGCGACATTGTCGATGTTGGCCTTGGAGACTTCGACCTGCGCATTGGCCTGATCGACGGCGATGCGGTAGTCACGCTCGTCGATCCTCGCGAGGAGATCGCCGGCATTGACATGCTGGTTGTCGGTAACAGGGATATCGGTGACATAGCCGCCGACTTTCGAAGCCACGGAAAAGCTGCGCGCGGCGACGAAGGCGTCGTCGGTGGATTCGTAATGGCGGACCTCGAGCCAATAGAGCAGACCGACGGTCAGAGCGGCGATCAGCACGATCGCGCCGATGCTCGCCAGCAGCCAGTGCGCGCGAATCCGGTCGCGCAGGGACGGCGCCTTGTCCGATTTGCCGGACGGTTGTTCGGTCTGTTGCTTGGAGTCGGGCGAAGTCCTTGGAGCTTCCACCTTCTGAGGCTGCTCCGCGGACGGCCCACGCTCCCGGGTATGAGCATCCACTGCAACACCTCGATCGGGATTTTTCGGTAAACGGCTTGGCCTGCGCCCATGCCGGGGGCCTAACCGCAGCCCTGAAGCATGGTTCCCGGTCGTGGGAGCACCGCCGCCATTTGTGATTGCATTGCGCAAAAGAGCAGCGCGGCGCTGTCGGCGCCGCGCGTCACCAATGTCCGCACGCCATCAATGCGTGTTCGTCTCGTGCCACTTCTCGAGATCGGGCTTCACCTTGTCCGATCCCTGTTCTTTCTCCGGAGTACCCTTCCAGGGCGTGTCCGTCTGTCTGTGCGAACCCCAGTCGCTCCGATCCCGCGGGTCGTCGTTGGGCCGTTCCTTGCTCATCGATCTACCTTTCCTGCAAGAACGTCAGGCGACGGGAACGCCGTAATAGGCGTTGATGCCGCGCAGCGCGGCGTCGTCGCCCCAATTCCAGTCGCTTCGCTCGCCGTATTTTGGCGCGCCTTCCAGCGCCTTGGCGGTGATCCCGGTGACATAACCGCCGAGCTCGGTGTCGTATTTGAGCGACTGCCAGGGCAACGGATAGTGATCATTGCCGAGGCCGAGAAATCCACCGAAGCCGAGAACAGCGTAGGACACCCTGCCGCTGATCTTGTCGATCATCACGCGTTCGATCGAACCGATCTTGTTGCGATCGGCGCCGTAGACCGATGTTCCCTCGACCTTGTCGCTGCCGATCAGACGTCCCATCTCGCTGCGGTCCAGCTCACCTTGATTCAACATCGCAATCCTCCGCTCAGCCGATACGTGAATCAACTTGCTGGAAGGGGTGATCGTTCCAGGACCGACCTGCAACCTGACAGGAACATCGCGGAGGAACGTGCTTTTCTTAGGCACGTGAACCATGCCGCCTGGGAAGGAGTGACCAATGAGCGACTTTCGCGACATTCAGCACGGCGTCAACGATCCCGTGCACGGCCTCGACGTGAAACGCCAGGTCAACGACAACAAGACTCCGCATGAGCGAGCGCAACACCATGCGGATGTCCGGGCCGATGCGACCGCCACACCGGCCGAACCGTTTCTGCCGGAGCGGTTGCGGCGACAGGCGACGGACCCGATCAATCCGCGCAGCGGCAGGAGGCCGACGGATTAGCGATTGGAACCTCGGTCGGCGCGCCGTGTTGGTCGGCGCAACGTGGCGCGGCGAGGCCGCGCATCCAATTGGAGGTACTTA encodes:
- a CDS encoding DHA2 family efflux MFS transporter permease subunit, yielding MTDATEGGASAGGWSPERSAAGGHNPYLIAFVVSIATFMEVLDTTIANVALRHIAGGLAVGLDESTYVITSYLVANAIVLSISGWLSTVIGRKRFYMMCVAIFSLASLLCGFAWNLQALVLFRILQGLGGGGMATSEQAILADSFPPHKRGQAFAIYGVAVVVAPVIGPTLGGWITDTYSWHWVFLINVPMGLLSLFLVGTLVKEPSGAEEEREELLSKGLRVDYVGFALVAIGLGSLEFVLDEGQRNDWFGSNMIIVFAVLSAVSLLALIPWELTREDPIVDLRLLGRRQFAACFLVMLATGAVLISTTQLLPQLLQTELNYTAMLAGLALSPGGVATLILMPVVGRLVGSVQPKYLIMFGAAIVALSMWHLTGINGDITYGYAALSRIFLALGLPFLFLPVTTASYDGVPGDKTNQASALINVARNIGGSMGVALAQTVLAQRQQFHQSRLIEHAAPSDLGYQQTIDAMTRYFQAQGSNASDAASQAVAWVGRTLQQQVDYLAYIDVFWTLAIIAVLMIPTAAVLRPIDLGAPARGH
- a CDS encoding HlyD family secretion protein, which translates into the protein MDAHTRERGPSAEQPQKVEAPRTSPDSKQQTEQPSGKSDKAPSLRDRIRAHWLLASIGAIVLIAALTVGLLYWLEVRHYESTDDAFVAARSFSVASKVGGYVTDIPVTDNQHVNAGDLLARIDERDYRIAVDQANAQVEVSKANIDNVAAQIDSQQEQIKQAQAQLEQAQAQLQFSQEEFARAQDLVEKGAGTVQRQQQTRSDLQAQQANTERAKTAVLAAQVGIKTLQAQLEGAKAQLQQSQAQLDQAQLNLQYTSVVAAQSGRVVKLSGAKGTFVTAGQSLMMFVPDDVWIVANYKETQLNDMRPGQPVDIRIDAYPGRKLTGHVDSVQPGSGTAFSLLPAENATGNYVKVVQRVPVKIVVDNWPADLPVGPGMSVVPWIRVR
- a CDS encoding PRC-barrel domain-containing protein produces the protein MLNQGELDRSEMGRLIGSDKVEGTSVYGADRNKIGSIERVMIDKISGRVSYAVLGFGGFLGLGNDHYPLPWQSLKYDTELGGYVTGITAKALEGAPKYGERSDWNWGDDAALRGINAYYGVPVA